Proteins found in one Zea mays cultivar B73 chromosome 1, Zm-B73-REFERENCE-NAM-5.0, whole genome shotgun sequence genomic segment:
- the LOC118473051 gene encoding protein MAIN-LIKE 1-like: protein MAQFHLLDPHYDEHHRGRLTAEGEVLPVLRVRTHDRFLEEMRYDERYTPLLQRAGLDVVSYQVRRGLPTFNPATLTALVDRWRPETHTFHLPYGEMTVMLEDC, encoded by the exons ATGGCGCAGTTCCACTTGCTGGACCCTCACTACGACGAGCACCACAGGGGTCGTCTCACCGCAGAGGGAGAG GTGTTGCCCGTTCTGCGGGTCCGGACCCACGACCGGTTTCTGGAGGAGATGAGGTACGATGAGAGGTACACTCCTCTCCTACAGAGGGCTGGCTTGGACGTCGTATCGTACCAGGTTCGCCGTGGGCTGCCCACTTTCAACCCAGCGACGTTGACGGCTCTAGTCGACAG GTGGCGGCCAGAGACTCACACTTTCCACCTTCCCTACGGTGAGATGACCGTGATGCTTGAAGATTGCTAG